In Methanosarcina siciliae T4/M, one genomic interval encodes:
- a CDS encoding KUP/HAK/KT family potassium transporter, producing the protein MFSKFDLRGIVNSMGLVFGDIGTSPIYTLTVILLLTKPTEVHIIGVLSLIIWTLITFVTVEYAWLAMSLGKKGEGGTIVLKELLVPLIKSGRNVAFITLLAYIGISFLVGDGVITPAISILSAVEGLKTIPEFQDIGQGTIMLIAGIIAVALFSIQSKGTEKITWIFGPVMLLWFASLAFSGIASIFSTPGVLRAINPYCAISFLLHNGLTGFFVLSEGILCATGGEALYADMGHLGREPILKAWRLVFSALILNYLGQGAFILRNPESKNILFEMINQQAEVIYIPFLILSITATIIASQAMISGMFSIVYQGITTRIIPMLKIDYTSGKLRSQIYIGAVNWLLLISVLFMIFEFRDSHRLAAAYGLAVTGTMSITGLMMTLIFYLNGRMFRSFVSLFVTVIDVVFLLSNTYKIPHGGYWSIVIAAIAFSLIIIYTSGQKKLYELMNPMKIGDFLEKYKQVYARENKISGTALFFARDINYVPRYISNVMFENNIIYEDNIFISIVKCESPFGVKSSFAKDLAKGLRVFEINVGYMEVIDVVQILKEKGIQEKTIFYGIEDILTSNLIWRAFSVIKKLSPSFVQFYKLPSDKLHGVLTRFEM; encoded by the coding sequence ATGTTTTCAAAATTCGATTTGAGGGGAATAGTAAATTCAATGGGGCTTGTTTTTGGAGATATCGGGACCAGTCCCATCTATACCCTTACGGTTATACTCCTTCTCACAAAGCCTACGGAAGTTCACATAATAGGCGTTTTATCTTTAATTATCTGGACCCTTATCACATTCGTAACCGTGGAGTACGCCTGGCTTGCCATGAGCCTGGGAAAAAAAGGAGAAGGAGGGACGATTGTTTTAAAAGAGCTGCTCGTCCCTCTCATTAAATCCGGCCGAAATGTGGCTTTTATCACGCTGTTAGCGTATATAGGGATCTCTTTTCTTGTAGGGGACGGGGTCATTACGCCTGCAATCAGCATCCTGAGTGCCGTTGAAGGCCTCAAGACCATACCTGAGTTCCAGGACATCGGGCAGGGAACTATCATGCTCATTGCCGGCATAATCGCAGTAGCTCTTTTTTCAATCCAGAGTAAGGGAACGGAAAAAATCACCTGGATCTTCGGACCGGTAATGCTTTTATGGTTCGCATCTCTCGCATTTTCAGGTATTGCCTCAATATTTTCTACTCCTGGTGTGCTAAGAGCCATAAACCCTTATTGTGCTATCAGTTTTCTCCTACATAACGGGCTTACGGGATTTTTTGTGTTATCCGAAGGTATCCTGTGTGCGACCGGAGGAGAGGCACTGTACGCCGATATGGGTCATCTGGGAAGGGAGCCGATTCTGAAAGCCTGGAGACTTGTATTCTCCGCCCTGATCCTGAATTATTTAGGACAGGGAGCATTTATACTTAGAAACCCGGAGTCAAAAAATATTCTCTTTGAAATGATAAATCAGCAGGCAGAGGTCATATATATCCCATTTCTTATTCTGAGTATCACAGCTACGATTATTGCTTCTCAGGCCATGATCAGCGGCATGTTCTCAATAGTATATCAGGGCATTACGACCCGGATAATTCCCATGCTGAAGATCGATTATACTTCAGGCAAATTGCGGTCCCAGATATATATCGGTGCGGTAAACTGGCTTCTCCTTATTTCCGTCTTATTTATGATTTTTGAGTTCAGGGACTCCCACAGACTTGCAGCTGCATACGGACTGGCAGTTACGGGAACCATGTCAATTACAGGCCTGATGATGACTCTAATTTTTTATTTAAATGGGAGGATGTTCAGGTCTTTTGTATCTCTTTTTGTGACCGTTATCGACGTAGTATTTCTCCTTTCAAACACTTATAAAATCCCTCATGGAGGTTACTGGTCCATTGTGATAGCAGCAATTGCATTTTCTTTGATCATTATATACACTTCCGGACAAAAGAAGCTTTATGAACTGATGAACCCCATGAAGATTGGTGATTTCCTTGAAAAATATAAGCAGGTGTATGCCCGTGAAAATAAAATCAGCGGGACTGCTCTTTTCTTTGCACGGGACATAAATTATGTTCCCAGATACATTTCCAATGTAATGTTTGAGAACAACATTATTTATGAAGACAACATCTTTATTTCAATTGTCAAATGTGAAAGTCCGTTCGGAGTAAAAAGCTCTTTCGCAAAGGATCTGGCAAAAGGGTTGAGAGTTTTTGAGATAAACGTGGGGTACATGGAAGTAATTGATGTTGTCCAGATCCTTAAAGAGAAAGGCATCCAGGAAAAAACAATATTTTACGGAATAGAAGACATTCTTACCAGTAATCTTATATGGAGAGCCTTTTCTGTAATTAAAAAACTGTCCCCTTCTTTTGTCCAGTTCTATAAGCTTCCTTCAGATAAGCTTCATGGAGTTTTGACAAGATTTGAAATGTGA
- a CDS encoding alpha/beta fold hydrolase — MKIQISLIAGFFILLSVSSPVSAVDPYSQLGNQLGNVDPRSDELGTSYIPALFTVSQPRLPFNESSRIGLVSGDIAEYKIRLRVGPGEYDYITLTNYVLEKRPWATKSNKNLVILPGHALTEKFCSDMAIYYAQQGYSAYILDRRETNVPGNETDFSFMQDWTFEKYLQDTFKGIRVSRIHTALLSGKSAESIEVTAIGHSHGAMLLTAYEASKYDDRPMGSVDRAVPVDIIIEYNPENSELIHNQTQEFASITESIENGVYSDSSMAGMMYIAYLASVEPEGHNFSELTNRQFFRLMASQTYSFSAYPYTPDYHYWSGDLNGLYHVDEDRLLNLTWTGAVPYTPKYLDQYMAGLMGNVEGYEIDPSRVDSPVLYIGLGGGFGDYGAWWYENEVGTTNNRVTTITWNDQGHGSLLIDSNSSDLWAIIGDWIDDNKNLNK, encoded by the coding sequence ATGAAAATACAAATTAGTTTAATTGCAGGTTTCTTTATTCTGTTATCGGTTTCTTCTCCGGTTTCAGCCGTAGATCCGTATTCGCAACTGGGTAATCAACTGGGCAATGTTGATCCCCGATCGGATGAACTGGGAACTTCGTATATCCCTGCTTTGTTTACTGTTTCACAACCGCGTCTGCCTTTTAATGAAAGCAGTAGAATAGGACTTGTTTCCGGGGATATAGCAGAGTACAAAATCCGGTTGAGAGTCGGGCCCGGAGAATACGACTACATCACTCTTACTAACTATGTTCTGGAGAAAAGACCCTGGGCTACAAAATCAAATAAAAATCTGGTGATTCTGCCCGGGCATGCTCTGACTGAAAAATTCTGTTCCGACATGGCAATATACTATGCTCAGCAGGGGTACAGCGCATATATCCTGGACAGGAGAGAGACAAATGTTCCGGGAAACGAAACTGATTTCAGTTTTATGCAAGACTGGACTTTTGAGAAATATCTCCAGGACACATTCAAAGGTATCAGGGTTTCAAGAATCCATACCGCTCTCTTAAGCGGTAAATCTGCAGAAAGCATAGAGGTTACGGCAATCGGGCACAGTCACGGGGCAATGCTTCTCACGGCTTATGAAGCAAGTAAATATGACGATCGTCCTATGGGTTCTGTAGACAGAGCAGTGCCGGTCGATATTATTATCGAATACAATCCCGAAAATTCTGAATTAATACACAATCAGACTCAAGAATTTGCTTCAATTACCGAAAGTATCGAAAACGGAGTTTATAGCGATAGCAGTATGGCAGGTATGATGTACATAGCCTACCTGGCTTCTGTGGAACCTGAAGGCCATAATTTTTCCGAACTTACAAACAGGCAGTTTTTCAGGCTCATGGCAAGCCAGACATATAGTTTCTCCGCATATCCCTATACTCCGGATTATCACTACTGGAGCGGGGACCTTAACGGCCTCTATCATGTAGATGAAGACCGGCTGCTTAATTTAACTTGGACCGGGGCTGTGCCTTATACGCCGAAGTACCTGGACCAGTATATGGCCGGCCTGATGGGCAATGTTGAGGGTTATGAAATTGATCCTTCCCGAGTAGACTCTCCGGTACTTTATATCGGACTTGGGGGAGGCTTTGGAGATTATGGTGCATGGTGGTATGAAAACGAGGTCGGAACAACAAACAACAGGGTTACTACTATAACTTGGAATGACCAGGGGCATGGCAGCCTTTTGATTGACAGCAATTCATCTGATCTGTGGGCAATCATAGGTGACTGGATCGATGACAATAAGAACCTGAACAAGTAA
- a CDS encoding ABC transporter permease — MRNSSYIKMALNMLLHSKLRSWLTIIGIVIGVGAVVGIISLGDAMEANVQSRLADMDLTKITISPGYSRAQSNMPGPGRGWGGGSTTDAELTDDDVSALQGIEGIAYIAGGISGREEVTYTGETATLSITGVDPQVWQYMTTLKTESGRLLKPSDKYVAVIGSGVASGIYDQDVGINQVITINGKSVRTVGILAEEGGSEDRQIYMPIDAAVYVIEDAEEDVFDSITVKAQSEEMVDSVVTEIEDKLMISRHIVREDDRDFSVTASKSMAESVTEMTSSITLFLGAIAAVSLLVGAVGIANTMFTSVLEKTKEIGTMKAIGAKNRDILMIFVYNSAMVGFVGGVFGVILGGMVSSLFPYLGVTLMRGGSGASISLSPGLMIFGLTLAILIGVISGAVPAYRASKLKPVDALRYE, encoded by the coding sequence ATGAGAAATTCTAGCTACATAAAAATGGCTCTTAATATGCTCCTGCACAGTAAACTCCGGAGCTGGCTGACAATCATAGGGATTGTTATAGGTGTCGGGGCAGTGGTGGGTATCATCTCCCTCGGGGATGCTATGGAGGCAAACGTGCAGAGCAGACTTGCCGACATGGACCTGACTAAAATCACCATCTCACCCGGATACTCAAGAGCCCAGTCAAATATGCCAGGCCCCGGACGAGGTTGGGGAGGAGGTTCTACGACCGATGCCGAGCTGACCGACGATGACGTTTCGGCACTTCAGGGCATAGAAGGCATAGCGTACATCGCAGGTGGGATTTCCGGCAGGGAGGAGGTAACATATACGGGGGAAACCGCAACTCTTTCTATCACAGGGGTGGACCCTCAGGTCTGGCAGTACATGACTACCCTCAAAACAGAGTCAGGAAGACTGCTCAAACCTTCGGATAAGTACGTAGCAGTCATCGGGAGTGGAGTTGCCAGTGGAATTTATGACCAGGACGTAGGAATAAACCAGGTGATAACGATCAACGGCAAATCCGTACGCACTGTCGGAATCCTGGCAGAGGAAGGGGGGAGCGAAGACAGGCAGATCTACATGCCAATCGATGCCGCTGTATACGTGATCGAGGATGCGGAAGAAGACGTCTTTGATTCCATCACAGTAAAAGCCCAGAGTGAAGAGATGGTAGACAGCGTGGTCACGGAGATCGAAGACAAACTTATGATCTCCCGCCATATTGTGCGAGAAGACGACAGGGACTTTTCCGTAACCGCTTCAAAGTCTATGGCTGAATCCGTAACAGAGATGACGAGTTCCATTACCCTTTTCCTCGGAGCAATTGCGGCCGTGTCCCTGCTGGTAGGAGCCGTGGGCATTGCAAACACCATGTTTACTTCTGTCCTTGAAAAGACAAAAGAAATAGGCACGATGAAAGCCATAGGAGCGAAAAACAGGGATATTCTTATGATTTTTGTATATAACTCCGCAATGGTAGGCTTTGTCGGAGGGGTCTTTGGAGTTATACTGGGAGGAATGGTTTCATCCCTTTTCCCTTACCTTGGTGTGACTCTTATGAGGGGAGGAAGCGGAGCGAGCATATCCCTTTCCCCCGGCCTGATGATTTTCGGGCTGACCCTCGCCATCCTGATCGGGGTAATTTCGGGAGCAGTCCCAGCATACAGGGCTTCAAAACTGAAACCTGTGGATGCCCTCAGGTACGAGTAA
- a CDS encoding COG1361 S-layer family protein — protein sequence MKKVSILMLLILLLSIIPLNAGTALASGLIDSSSVQVSLTNQNPDVARPGEPVELTVSIKNVGTKDLKDITVEITPEYPFGKVSGEALKKEVAYLNARQDDDSAGILKFKLMTDSNASEGTYEIDITTTAKSGDGSSSSTSTTTKTVYLEVRGKEYAQIVTINKANIDVAKEEPLEFIVTNTGNSPLKNMVISWKDPEGVILPVYSDNTKYIKYLEPGDSITIYYSVMADVNADPGLYTLDINLTFEDYESNAKNIRTTAGIFVGGETDFDISFSESDAGEISLSVANVGNNIAYSVKVSIPEQDEYRVSGSSSTIVGNLEKGDYTIATFDVMSKGAANRDTENPEGRATAALGNGSSAFRAEPSLKVRIEYTDARGERITVDKDVPIEMTAAAGAPAAGGRPGARDSGSSLRSYLTYIVIIVAAGAGAVLYRRKKLEKIGKGSGDKKPEEKPEERKHVL from the coding sequence ATGAAAAAAGTTTCCATATTAATGCTCCTGATCCTACTTTTATCAATTATACCGCTAAACGCCGGAACAGCTCTTGCCAGCGGGTTGATAGACTCCTCCTCAGTACAGGTAAGCCTTACCAACCAGAACCCTGATGTAGCAAGGCCAGGTGAGCCCGTGGAACTCACGGTAAGCATAAAAAACGTGGGGACTAAAGACCTTAAGGACATAACTGTCGAGATCACCCCCGAATACCCTTTCGGCAAAGTGTCGGGAGAAGCGCTAAAAAAAGAGGTAGCTTACCTGAATGCGAGACAGGACGACGACAGTGCAGGTATCCTTAAGTTCAAGCTCATGACCGATTCCAATGCTTCCGAGGGGACATACGAAATAGACATAACCACAACTGCAAAATCGGGAGACGGGTCTTCCTCAAGTACCAGCACCACCACAAAAACCGTTTATCTTGAGGTAAGGGGGAAAGAATACGCCCAGATTGTGACCATCAACAAGGCAAATATCGATGTGGCAAAAGAAGAACCCCTTGAGTTCATTGTAACAAACACCGGAAACTCCCCTCTTAAGAACATGGTCATCTCCTGGAAAGACCCCGAAGGTGTGATCCTCCCGGTATATTCTGACAACACCAAGTACATCAAGTACCTCGAACCCGGAGACTCCATAACCATTTATTACTCGGTAATGGCAGATGTAAACGCAGACCCCGGGCTCTACACTCTGGACATAAACCTTACTTTTGAAGACTACGAGTCAAACGCAAAGAACATCAGGACAACGGCAGGGATCTTTGTGGGAGGGGAAACCGACTTCGATATCTCTTTTTCCGAAAGTGATGCAGGAGAGATCTCTCTTTCGGTTGCAAACGTGGGCAATAACATTGCATATTCAGTGAAAGTATCGATCCCGGAACAGGATGAGTACAGGGTATCGGGAAGTTCCTCAACGATTGTCGGGAACCTTGAAAAAGGGGACTACACTATCGCTACATTTGATGTGATGAGCAAAGGGGCCGCCAACCGGGATACAGAAAACCCTGAGGGAAGAGCAACTGCTGCCCTGGGTAATGGGTCTTCCGCTTTCAGGGCTGAGCCCTCCCTGAAAGTCCGGATCGAATATACGGATGCCAGGGGAGAAAGAATTACGGTCGACAAGGATGTTCCAATTGAGATGACCGCAGCTGCGGGAGCCCCGGCAGCCGGAGGCAGGCCCGGAGCAAGAGATTCCGGCAGCAGTCTGAGATCATATCTGACCTATATAGTGATAATAGTAGCTGCAGGAGCAGGAGCGGTCCTGTACCGCAGGAAAAAGCTGGAAAAAATCGGAAAAGGATCGGGAGATAAAAAACCGGAAGAAAAACCGGAAGAAAGGAAGCACGTCCTCTGA
- a CDS encoding ABC transporter ATP-binding protein: MQAYLAETLTMALSSTVQEASFETEVCPDAHDTAAWSGRIPLIKLTDVWKIYRMGEINFAALSGIDLEIYRGEFVVVLGPSGSGKSTLMNLLGCLDLPSKGAIFLDSRDISSLEESELARIRGQMIGFIFQSFNLIPTMNTLENVLLPLEFQEEDPVRARERGEYLLEIVGLSDKKRNLPSQLSGGQRQRVAIARSLAVNPPVILADEPTGNLDSKTGDYILEFLAKLHEKEGKTIIIVTHDLDLVKHATRVVYIRDGKIEKIEHVNRKKHEGEMK; this comes from the coding sequence ATGCAAGCCTATCTCGCAGAGACATTGACAATGGCGTTAAGTTCCACTGTTCAGGAAGCTTCTTTTGAAACCGAAGTCTGTCCTGATGCCCATGACACTGCTGCCTGGTCAGGGAGGATTCCCCTTATCAAGCTGACAGACGTCTGGAAAATTTACAGAATGGGGGAGATTAACTTTGCAGCTCTCAGCGGGATCGACCTTGAGATCTACAGGGGGGAATTTGTGGTGGTTCTTGGCCCGAGCGGAAGCGGAAAAAGTACACTTATGAACCTGCTGGGCTGCTTAGACCTGCCTTCAAAAGGGGCTATTTTTCTGGACTCGAGGGACATTTCCAGTCTTGAAGAATCCGAACTTGCCCGCATCAGGGGACAGATGATAGGGTTCATTTTTCAGAGCTTTAACCTTATCCCGACCATGAACACACTGGAAAACGTCCTTTTACCCCTGGAATTTCAGGAAGAAGACCCTGTACGGGCAAGGGAAAGAGGAGAATACCTGCTTGAGATTGTAGGGCTCTCGGATAAGAAACGAAACCTTCCATCCCAGCTTTCAGGCGGACAGAGACAGAGAGTTGCAATTGCCCGCTCCCTTGCCGTAAACCCCCCGGTAATCCTTGCCGATGAGCCGACCGGAAACCTGGACAGCAAGACCGGAGATTACATCCTGGAATTTCTGGCAAAATTACATGAAAAGGAAGGCAAGACGATTATTATTGTCACCCACGACCTGGATCTTGTAAAACACGCAACGAGAGTCGTGTACATCAGAGACGGAAAGATAGAAAAAATAGAACATGTCAATCGAAAAAAACATGAAGGGGAAATGAAATGA
- a CDS encoding acetate--CoA ligase family protein: MSKEGTDKEKTGTEKNLNFFFKPESIALIGASPNPEKLSHTVLESLQKMGFKGKLYPVNPGYKEIEGLKCYSSPGEIEDRIDIAIFAVPAKAVLEIIKEPVENIKGAVIVSSGFREMGPGGKKMEEELRTLLNEKDIRAMGPNCLGIYDTVSKVDTFFIEGEKIERPSRGGVSVLTQSGSFAAVIMDELANEEAGVARVVSYGNKVDVDESDCLDFLAQDEATKAVALYIESVGDGRKFLESASNCVKKKPVVALKVGKREPGARAASSHTGAISGRYEAYEAAFRKTGIIEVASYEELKAACKVLNRYSPIAGKRVLIITDGGGIGISITDSCEEAGLKVPELSETAAKRLKEKLPPFASVRNPIDLTGNVRDEHYIDALEEVLSGEYDLAIVSLLWGPPLLTEEVAEKIRNFADSCGKPVLISSPDGSYSRKMASAFTDSGMPVFFTPENVVRAAAVLCRGTSHILRSIL, encoded by the coding sequence ATGAGTAAAGAGGGAACGGATAAAGAAAAAACTGGCACTGAAAAAAACCTGAATTTTTTCTTCAAGCCTGAGAGCATAGCCTTGATAGGAGCATCTCCCAACCCGGAGAAACTTTCCCACACGGTCCTGGAAAGCCTCCAAAAAATGGGCTTCAAAGGAAAGCTCTATCCTGTAAACCCCGGATACAAAGAAATTGAGGGACTGAAATGCTATTCGTCCCCCGGAGAGATTGAGGACAGGATTGATATAGCTATTTTTGCAGTCCCGGCTAAAGCTGTCCTTGAAATTATCAAAGAGCCCGTAGAAAACATAAAAGGAGCTGTAATTGTAAGTTCCGGCTTTCGGGAGATGGGCCCAGGCGGAAAGAAAATGGAAGAAGAGCTCAGGACTCTTTTGAATGAAAAAGACATCAGGGCAATGGGTCCCAACTGCCTGGGGATATATGACACAGTCTCAAAAGTGGACACCTTTTTCATAGAAGGGGAAAAGATAGAAAGACCTTCAAGAGGCGGAGTTTCCGTGCTCACGCAAAGCGGGTCTTTTGCCGCTGTGATAATGGATGAGCTGGCAAATGAAGAGGCAGGCGTTGCAAGGGTCGTAAGCTACGGAAACAAGGTTGATGTGGATGAAAGCGATTGCCTTGACTTCCTTGCGCAGGACGAAGCCACAAAAGCAGTTGCCCTGTACATTGAGTCCGTAGGAGACGGGCGGAAGTTCCTTGAATCTGCTTCAAACTGTGTAAAAAAGAAACCTGTGGTGGCGCTCAAGGTTGGAAAGCGGGAACCTGGAGCAAGGGCAGCAAGTTCCCATACCGGAGCAATTAGCGGGAGGTATGAAGCTTATGAAGCCGCCTTCCGGAAAACTGGCATAATAGAAGTTGCAAGTTACGAAGAACTGAAAGCTGCCTGCAAGGTCTTAAACAGGTATTCCCCCATAGCAGGAAAAAGAGTCCTGATAATAACCGACGGGGGAGGAATAGGCATCTCCATTACCGACTCCTGTGAGGAAGCAGGGCTCAAAGTCCCGGAACTTTCCGAAACTGCAGCAAAAAGACTAAAGGAAAAGCTCCCTCCTTTCGCTTCCGTAAGAAATCCGATAGACCTGACAGGCAATGTGCGAGACGAACATTATATTGATGCCTTAGAGGAAGTTCTCTCAGGAGAATATGACCTTGCAATTGTCAGCCTGCTCTGGGGTCCTCCCCTTCTTACCGAGGAAGTTGCGGAAAAAATCCGAAATTTTGCCGACAGCTGTGGAAAACCTGTCCTGATCAGCTCCCCCGATGGAAGTTACAGCCGGAAAATGGCTTCAGCATTTACAGATTCCGGGATGCCGGTTTTTTTTACTCCAGAAAATGTAGTAAGGGCAGCAGCAGTGCTTTGCAGGGGAACTTCTCATATATTACGCTCCATACTATGA
- a CDS encoding nitrite/sulfite reductase domain-containing protein, whose translation MPVKSTIPEKNAIIQRDGETYVIAPRTPGGIVDPATLRKIADVAEKYGAATLKMTSEQKMAIVGLKEEDIDAAWSDLDMDAGIVAGPFVKGVKFCPGTTFCRKGQQDAVSLGTKLEARYRGMKLPYMMKMAVSGCPSSCSEPVIKDVGVMGTAKGYTLMVGGAAGLKPRLADVVAKGLSEEEILAAVDRIVEFFKDYGENRKRLGTIIDEIGLEEFKKEVGIWEK comes from the coding sequence ATGCCTGTGAAAAGCACCATACCTGAAAAAAATGCAATCATTCAGCGTGACGGAGAAACATATGTAATCGCTCCCAGAACCCCTGGAGGAATAGTCGACCCTGCAACCCTGAGGAAAATTGCGGACGTTGCGGAGAAATACGGGGCTGCAACCCTGAAAATGACTTCCGAACAGAAGATGGCAATTGTAGGTTTAAAAGAAGAAGATATTGATGCCGCCTGGTCAGATCTCGACATGGATGCCGGAATTGTTGCCGGACCTTTTGTAAAGGGTGTCAAGTTCTGCCCTGGCACAACATTCTGCAGGAAAGGTCAGCAGGATGCTGTGAGCCTTGGGACGAAACTGGAGGCTCGATATAGAGGGATGAAACTCCCTTACATGATGAAAATGGCTGTATCCGGCTGCCCCAGTTCCTGTTCCGAACCCGTGATTAAGGATGTAGGGGTTATGGGTACGGCAAAAGGCTACACTCTCATGGTGGGCGGCGCTGCAGGACTTAAACCAAGGCTTGCTGATGTTGTAGCAAAAGGGCTCTCCGAAGAGGAAATCCTGGCAGCCGTTGACAGGATAGTCGAGTTCTTTAAAGACTATGGGGAAAACAGGAAAAGACTCGGAACGATTATAGACGAGATTGGCCTGGAAGAGTTCAAAAAGGAAGTAGGGATCTGGGAAAAGTGA
- a CDS encoding winged helix-turn-helix transcriptional regulator, whose product MKDCTVYKTMNIIGKRWTIHILLELHKGEKKEKRFNELKRKLEYITPKILSERLTELENEGLITKKFDDSTNPPKSEYYLTESGTDFIKIIHAIKRWGLKWKFQNEECEKLICKYCEH is encoded by the coding sequence ATGAAAGACTGCACAGTCTACAAGACGATGAACATCATAGGGAAAAGATGGACCATTCATATCCTCCTTGAACTGCACAAAGGGGAAAAGAAAGAAAAACGCTTCAATGAGCTGAAAAGAAAGCTGGAGTATATTACTCCGAAGATCCTTTCGGAAAGGCTTACAGAGCTTGAAAATGAAGGCCTGATCACAAAAAAATTCGATGACTCTACAAATCCCCCAAAATCCGAATACTACCTCACCGAGAGCGGAACAGATTTCATAAAGATAATACATGCAATAAAACGCTGGGGGCTAAAATGGAAATTCCAGAATGAAGAGTGTGAGAAATTAATTTGTAAATACTGTGAACATTAA
- a CDS encoding nitrite/sulfite reductase domain-containing protein, protein MKDNLPEKGAIVQRDRESYAIAPHLPGGVVDPDTLMKIAEVAKKYGAAALKATSAQRIAIVGLKEEDLDNVWADLGIKPGAAIGLCVRSIKICPGTTFCKQAKQDSLGLGLKLDEKYHGMPMPSKLKIGVSGCPNSCAEPAIKDIGIMGTAKGYNLMVGGSAAATPRLADVVAKGLSEEEVLDVVEKILTYYKNSGTKKRLGKFIDGMGLEEFKAQVGL, encoded by the coding sequence ATGAAAGACAATCTACCCGAAAAAGGTGCAATCGTTCAGAGAGACCGTGAATCATACGCAATAGCTCCCCACCTTCCCGGAGGAGTCGTTGACCCGGATACTCTCATGAAAATCGCGGAAGTTGCGAAGAAGTATGGGGCAGCTGCCCTGAAAGCAACTTCTGCTCAGAGAATTGCAATCGTGGGTCTGAAAGAGGAAGATCTTGATAATGTCTGGGCTGACCTTGGCATAAAGCCAGGAGCAGCAATAGGGCTCTGCGTAAGAAGTATTAAGATCTGCCCGGGGACAACTTTCTGTAAGCAGGCTAAGCAGGACTCACTGGGTCTTGGCCTCAAACTTGATGAAAAATATCACGGAATGCCGATGCCCTCAAAACTGAAAATCGGGGTTAGCGGCTGCCCGAACTCATGTGCTGAGCCTGCCATCAAGGATATAGGGATAATGGGTACGGCAAAAGGCTATAATCTCATGGTCGGAGGCTCTGCTGCTGCAACGCCCAGGCTTGCAGATGTCGTGGCAAAGGGGCTTTCCGAAGAGGAGGTTCTTGACGTCGTTGAGAAAATCCTTACCTACTACAAAAACTCCGGCACAAAAAAGAGGCTCGGAAAATTCATTGATGGCATGGGCCTTGAGGAATTCAAAGCCCAGGTCGGATTGTAA
- a CDS encoding cupin domain-containing protein: MKVVEIESSPEKPNPHNVSVRMLYDTEHAQAVHIELKPGEVLKKHITPVDVFFYILEGRGVVEIGDEQEEVSRDMLIESPAKIPHRLLNPGDGIFRVLVVKVPRQTEQTRLL; encoded by the coding sequence ATGAAAGTTGTTGAGATTGAATCCTCACCCGAAAAGCCGAACCCTCATAATGTGAGCGTACGGATGCTCTATGACACTGAGCATGCCCAGGCAGTGCACATCGAACTCAAGCCAGGGGAAGTCTTGAAAAAACACATCACGCCTGTGGACGTGTTTTTCTATATCCTGGAGGGTAGAGGTGTAGTCGAGATCGGGGACGAGCAGGAGGAAGTCAGCAGGGACATGCTGATCGAAAGTCCCGCAAAGATCCCTCACCGCCTGCTGAACCCCGGAGATGGGATATTCAGGGTGCTTGTTGTAAAAGTTCCGAGGCAGACTGAACAAACCCGTCTGCTGTAA
- a CDS encoding CGGC domain-containing protein translates to MLKDCAKLTEERKTVKIAVVRCDIVSETCPGVGCFKAFNERKSHFEAYGEGAQIIAFFTCGGCSGRRVYRLLKALKQYELDAVHLSSCMLMEDSYPKCPHLDTIRKTIQDAGIKVVEGTHH, encoded by the coding sequence ATGCTAAAGGACTGTGCTAAATTGACTGAAGAAAGAAAAACCGTAAAAATCGCAGTTGTCCGCTGCGATATTGTCTCTGAAACCTGTCCTGGAGTGGGCTGCTTCAAAGCCTTCAATGAGAGGAAGTCCCACTTTGAGGCATACGGTGAAGGTGCGCAGATAATTGCTTTCTTCACATGCGGTGGCTGCTCCGGCAGGAGGGTTTACAGGCTGCTAAAAGCTCTGAAACAGTATGAGCTTGATGCCGTACACCTCAGCTCCTGCATGCTAATGGAGGACAGCTATCCGAAATGCCCTCATCTGGACACCATCCGAAAGACAATTCAGGACGCCGGAATAAAGGTAGTTGAAGGCACACACCACTGA